A part of Cotesia glomerata isolate CgM1 linkage group LG4, MPM_Cglom_v2.3, whole genome shotgun sequence genomic DNA contains:
- the LOC123262747 gene encoding pecanex-like protein 1 isoform X1 has protein sequence MGSQSLEILRQGVWASLTGGWFYDPHLDVFSNTFHLYVWLFLLCFPFTIYLFLPPTFHVWLAYCASILMLFGTIKCVNHALHCVYDTGKRLEEPGPCVSLKKSESEKQRAARSKCIDRCLDQADLGIELQILNGKTDTPPVECSSRNSYIEQNAPSADADSITSEYNRDKPNSTIDLKVEIHRKNSSESSEEAQQLSKPTVTCINVQDAELVSTQDREPRLRTKIDDWRLTHQTCVVQIKDRPSSRKLCRHASEDSQSRHTNQGTLGKTGSESRIKQTSSLELEQHGEDYPYWKSNQSVRRLTSNSIPMETHLTTDHPQSLETISKKKDLDKIKMPSHPQSLEVIAKKLHQQQVHPQSLETIGATIKNVDASDDNNLPLHPQSLETINTKKILPQNTLKRNQLQLLPYLSYGSEIVHPIAEQSDEQFANESAGGFSLRDSYSPLLTRKTIGDSSTCPNRDRSLSAGGFEDRFSRFNGEVVIDNDSANSREALLDKGQSSFSRRFSNGSRSSHELSDGDRRKESQEDNVNRVDDLVNSGSVVGLDWLFENHECTAESWANKIYWTFTRSDDTDTSESLQTASTDYFHSKEPDSGSSSTTTLSIDNEVRKTLLPAPSTIDSKRHQGAIPKQNRPKVCPENLINNSINICSALETSTNKPRRTIESRRDRDRKQAKDNSQFEQASSSNNELSTLLSTPAPPLLASLLKSDSQVSGSNGPDNAPSAVRIEIPVPNISRRNRTRRLKRQRVYRRPRHEDNVGVFTALEGLISNGDYHIATNHNDTSEGAIHYFHDDNGRWFAYKFDEKDPTSATTAPVPPGGINDKFINSLLHQQQQQQQQQHHQQQAQQQQQQRSHNIPLDGNCLTDSLSNSYSSLSMNSAGLTLIIDSPPVLSSPANNQTKTQNSLPANILSTNTDGNSNVFDQPTVLFDHDFYCQIRASRNCRIHHLFENINVNAQQPENQNQVVVLPLPNHQESDIHNSSSWNRFCDGMDPNDSKSKPTRHYYKWKIGKLPHIKVRFDRLSLLALLDRNLTILETTISTILAVTVAGLGLQLLQKGFYRDIFAFIFCFVTAGCQYSLLKSVQPDAASPTHGFNRIIVFSRSVYYIIVSSIVLILNESLHNFKNSEFQVYGLRVTDYDTINQVKNILLIFLLVFPLIFSLGLFPQINTFLMYVCEHLDIHLFGGTATTSLVSSIYSLGRSVVTVAILYGFAYGALTEPKSSQHILFSIFAGLLVAISYHLSRSSSDPSVIWDIVKTNVWPPEMYLEEIGAKVIENTSRQDSTPATIVTTTTATINKDTKIRTTGRKKDVKIKVGEQITDSELVDPLPKKLRNTVKARLKNDLIVCIVIGVLSFIIHCSTIFTALQSQINHVLWGVVSCLGFILHYIIPQLRKQLPWLCLARPVLRSHEHAQFEVREPVKIMWYEKIYVYLCFIERNILYPIVFLWALTECSSKIVTKFGENVGALIIVVCGLKSLRSAYADPSSRYLVLAFSLLFFRYDYKHLSESFLVDYFVTAIAYAKIHELLLKIRFVITYIAPWQVTWGSAFHAFAQPFSVPHSAMLFLQATISAILSTPLNPLLGSAIFICSYVRPLKFWERDYKTRRVDHSNTRMSSHLERNLGADDNNLNSIFYEQLTRSLQHSLYGDLALGRWGNVEQGDCFLLASDYLNCLVHVIQLANGLVTFQLRGLEFRGTYCQQREVEAISESIEENDNCCCCEMGHFSNVLSMNAAFGQRWLAWEVASAKYVLEGYSISDNSAGSMLQVFDFRKVLVTYYVKSIVFYVIKSAKLKQWLDNKDITDSLKPTLEKTFVDLDPVFNMNIDEDFDFRANGISRSSFCNVYLDWIQFCAVKVDKTLERTRDSYLVSLCLALSLLGRRVLGAASHNTVSSVEFFLYGLHALFKGDFRITSVRDEWVLHDVDLLKSVVAKGVRMALKLHQDHFMSPEQYDDPAALYEAIDNHDRHLVISHEADPLWRNAVLSGAPSLLALRHVVDDGIDEYKVIMLNKRFLSFRVIKMNRECVRGLWAGQQQELVYLRNRNPERGSIQNAKQALRNIINSSCDQPIGYPIYVSPLTTSYAETNKQLCSIVGGPFSLNTIKNNVLKIWRKVRRRCGEGCSSGGTGSQDDGGFGNDGVYAMTTYNIHSGYSQSGHNTSGSQSMDSGCQIGGSTGRGSLGRANTGSLGGNRGSLASVGKPTSSTLASLAGLLSNNDIKTESKCETSFSNKDKEEISQRVRIMDPNQVYDAINLGRRIDVIWPDEKMRQQGGRSGWQHWVPERGMEGCVVHRWLPNHRDPNRRSHVDKVILLVKIEDKFVPIAEQGVRDLGAEV, from the exons ATGGGTTCGCAATCGCTAGAAATATTGAGACAAGGTGTCTGGGCGAGCTTGACAGGAGGCTGGTTTTACGATCCACATCTAGATGTTTTTTCCAATACATTTCATCTTTACGTATGGCTCTTCTTACTATGTTTCCCTTTTACTATTTATCTT tttttacCTCCCACGTTTCACGTTTGGCTGGCATACTGCGCATCTATCTTGATGCTATTTGGAACAATAAAATGTGTGAATCATGCACTTCATTGTGTATACGACACAGGGAAACGTCTGGAAGAACCAGGACCATGTGTGAGTTTGAAAAAATCCGAGAGCGAAAAACAACGTGCTGCTCGTAGTAAATGCATTGATCGGTGTTTAGATCAAGCTGATCTTGGCATTgaattacaaatattaaatg GGAAAACTGATACACCTCCCGTAGAATGTTCATCGAGAAATTCATACATCGAACAAAATGCACCTAGTGCTGACGCTGATAGTATTACTTCTGAATATAATCGTGACAAACCAAATTCTACGATAGatttaaaagttgaaattcATCGAAAAAATAGTTCAGAGAGCTCTGAAGAAGCACAGCAATTAAGTAAACCTACTGTTACTTGTATAAATGTGCAAGATGCTGAATTAGTTTCTACACAAGACCGTGAACCCCGACTGAGAACTAAAATTGatg attGGCGACTAACACATCAAACGTGTGTTGTACAAATAAAAGATCGTCCGAGTTCTCGTAAATTGTGCAGACACGCATCCGAAGATTCTCAAAGTCGGCATACAAATCAAGGTACACTTGGTAAAACTGGCTCTGAAAGTCGAATTAAGCAAACAAGCTCTTTGGAATTGGAACAACATGGTGAAGATTATCCTTATTGGAAATCTAATCAGAGTGTTCGTCGTCTTACATCTAATTCCATACCCATGGAAACTCATCTCACGACGGATCATCCTCAAAGTTTAGAAACTATTTCTAAGAAAAAAGAtttggataaaataaaaatgcctTCACATCCGCAGTCATTGgag gtGATTGCAAAAAAACTTCATCAACAACAAGTACATCCTCAGAGTTTAGAAACAATTGGTGctactattaaaaatgtagATGCGTCAGACGACAATAATTTACCCCTTCATCCTCAGAGCTTAGAAAcaattaatactaaaaag atattaccacaaaatactttaaaaagaAATCAACTTCAACTATTACCGTATTTAAGTTACGGTTCTGAAATAGTTCATCCGATTGCCGAACAAAGTGACGAACAATTTGCTAATGAAAGTGCCGGTGGATTTAGTCTTAGAGACTCTTACAGTCCCTTACTTACGAGAAAAACAATAGGTGATAGTAGTACCTGCCCAAATCGCGACCGAAGTTTAAGTGCCGGTGGTTTTGAAGATAGATTTTCTAG atttaatGGAGAAGTAGTGATAGACAATGATTCAGCTAATTCCCGTGAAGCTCTTTTAGATAAAGGACAATCATCGTTCAGTCGGAGATTCAGCAATGGTAGTCGGAGTAGTCATGAATTGTCAGATGGTGATAGACGAAAAGAATCACAGGAGGATAACGTTAATAGGGTTGATGATCTTGTTAATTCAGGCAGTGTTGTTGGGCTTGATTGGCTCTTTGAGAATCATGAATGTACTGCTGAGTCTTGGGCTAATAAaa TTTATTGGACGTTCACTCGTTCTGACGATACGGACACTTCGGAGAGTCTTCAAACAGCTAGTACTGATT attttcacTCAAAAGAACCAGACTCTGGGTCTTCGAGTACAACAACATTGAGTATTGACAACGAAGTAAGGAAAACTCTATTACCTGCACCAAGTACGATAGACAGTAAACGTCATCAAGGCGCTATTCCTAAGCAAAACCGTCCGAAAGTATGcccagaaaatttaataaataattcaataaatatatgttCAGCATTGGAAACTTCGACGAATAAACCACGACGGACTATTGAGTCACGTCGCGATCGTGATAGAAAACAGGCAAAAGATAATAGTCAATTTGAGCAAGCCAGTAGTTCAAACAACGAATTAAGTACTTTACTTTCGACTCCTGCTCCTCCACTGCTGGCATCTCTGCTTAAATCTGATTCTCAAGTTAGTGGGTCTAATGGTCCCGATAATGCCCCATCTGCTGTACGGATTGAAATTCCTGTACCTAATATATCAAGGAGAAACAGAACTAGAAGACTGAAACGTCAACGAGTATATCGCAGACCAAGACATGAAGATAATGTAGGTGTTTTTACAGCACTTGAAGGTTTGATATCTAATGGAGATTATCACATTGCAACAAATCATAATGATACCAGTGAAGGTGCCATTCATTATTTTCATGACGATAATGGCCGTTGGTTTGCGTataaatttgatgaaaaagaTCCGACGTCTGCAACAACAGCACCGGTACCACCTGGTGGTatcaatgataaatttataaattctttattacatcaacaacagcagcagcagcagcaacagcaccATCAACAGCAAGCTcagcaacaacagcagcaACGCAGTCATAATATTCCTCTCGATGGTAATTGTCTTACTGATTCATTAAGTAATAGTTACAGTAGTTTGTCAATGAATTCTGCTGgattaacattaattattgattctCCACCAGTGTTATCAAGCCCTGCCAATAATCAAACAAAAACACAAAATTCGTTACcagcaaatattttatcaacaaaTACTGATGGTAATTCAAATGTATTCGATCAACCAACGGTTTTATTTGATCATGACTTTTACTGTCAAATACGTGCATCAAGAAATTGTCGTATACATCatctatttgaaaatataaatgttaatGCACAACAACCAGAAAATCAGAATCAAGTGGTAGTACTGCCATTACCGAATCATCAAGAGTCTGATATTCATAATAGTTCATCGTGGAATAGATTTTGTGATGGTATGGATCCAAATGATTCAAAATCAAAACCTACGAGACATTATTATAAATGGAAAATTGGTAAACTTCCTCATATTAAAGTAAGATTTGACAGGTTATCGCTGCTGGCTTTGCTCGATCgtaatttgacaattttagaGACAACAATATCAACTATTCTTGCAGTTACTGTTGCTGGTCTTGGATTACAGTTACTGCAAAAAGGATTTTACCGTGATAtatttgcttttattttttgttttgtgaCCGCTGGATGCCAGTATTCATTACTAAAATCTGTTCAACCAGATGCAGCCTCACCAACACACGGATTTAATCGTATAATCGTATTTTCACGATCCGTTTACTATATTATTGTTTCAAGTATAGTTCTTATTCTCAATGAATCACtgcataattttaaaaattccgaaTTTCAAGTCTATGGTTTACGTGTAACTGATTACGATACAATTAatcaagttaaaaatattttacttatatttttactagtATTCCCGTTAATTTTTTCCCTTGGTCTTTTTCCGCAAATAAATACATTTCTTATGTACGTCTGTGAGCACTTAGATATCCACCTGTTTGGCGGTACCGCTACTACATCTCTTGTCTCGTCAATCTACAGCCTCGGTCGCAGCGTAGTAACAGTAGCTATTTTGTATGGATTTGCTTATGGTGCATTGACAGAGCCAAAATCATCCCAGcatatattattttctatttttgctGGGCTTTTAGTTGCCATATCTTATCACTTGAGCCGATCATCGTCAGATCCCAGTGTGATATGGGACATTGTCAAGACAAATGTATGGCCACCAGAAATGTACCTCGAGGAAATAGGAGCCAAAGTTATTGAAAATACATCAAGACAAGACTCAACACCAGCTACAATTGTTACTACTACCACCGCAACTATCAACAAAGATACTAAGATAAGAACAACAGGTCGAAAAAaggatgtaaaaataaaagttggaGAACAAATAACAGATTCTGAATTAGTTGATCCacttccaaaaaaattacggAATACTGTAAAAGCGAGACTGAAGAATGATCTGATAGTTTGTATAGTTATTGGtgtattatcatttataattcattgttCAACAATATTTACAGCATTACAATCTCAAATTAATCATGTTCTTTGGGGTGTAGTCAGTTGTCTtggatttattttacattatattataCCGCAATTAAGAAAACAATTACCGTGGTTGTGTTTAGCTAGGCCAGTATTAAGAAGTCACGAACACGCACAATTTGAAGTTCGTGAACCCGTTAAAATAATGTGGTATGAAAAAATCTACGtttatttgtgttttattGAACGTAATATACTGTATCCAATAGTCTTCCTATGGGCACTAACAGAATGCTCATCAAAAATAGTCACTAAATTTGGTGAAAATGTCGGTGCATTAATAATTGTCGTTTGTGGATTAAAATCATTAAGATCAGCTTACGCAGATCCATCATCGCGTTACTTAGTGTTGgcattttcattattattttttcgttatGACTATAAACATTTAAGTGAATCATTTTTGGTGGATTATTTTGTTACAGCGATAGCATACGCTAAAATTCACGAATTATTATTGAAGATACGTTTTGTGATAACTTACATTGCACCTTGGCAAGTAACATGGGGGAGTGCATTTCATGCTTTTGCCCAGCCATTTTCAGTTCCACATTCAGCGATGCTTTTTCTCCAAGCAACTATATCAGCTATACTGAGTACACCATTAAATCCATTACTGGGCAGTGCAATATTTATATGCTCCTACGTACGACCGTTAAAATTTTGGGAACGTGATTATAAAACACGCCGTGTGGATCATTCAAATACACGGATGTCATCGCATTTAGAGCGCAATCTTGGCGCAGATGATAATAAtcttaattcaatattttatgaaCAATTAACACGATCTCTTCAGCATAGTTTGTACGGTGATTTGGCACTTGGAAGATGGGGTAATGTCGAGCAGGGTGATTGTTTTTTACTTGCCTCAGACTACCTCAATTGTCTTGTTCATGTTATACAATTGGCAAACGGACTAGTCACTTTTCAATTACGTGGACTTGAATTTCGTGGGACTTATTGCCAACAGCGTGAAGTGGAAGCTATATCAGAGAGTATAGAAGAAAACGATAACTGTTGTTGCTGTGAAATGGGCCACTTTTCAAATGTATTGAGTATGAATGCGGCGTTTGGACAACGATGGCTCGCGTGGGAAGTTGCTAGTGCCAAATATGTACTTGAAGGATACTCGATTTCGGATAATTCTGCGGGTTCAATGCTTCAAGTATTTGATTTTCGTAAAGTCCTTGTTACTTATTATGTTAAAAGTAttgttttttatgttattaaatccGCTAAATTGAAACAATGGTTAGACAATAAAGATATCACGGATTCTCTTAAGCCAACTTTAGAAAAAACTTTTGTCGATTTAGATCCTGTTTTTAATATGAATATTGATGAAGATTTTGATTTTCGTGCAAATGGTATATCAAGAAGTAGTTTTTGTAATGTTTATCTAGATTGGATACAATTTTGCGCTGTTAAAGTTGATAAAACTCTTGAAAGAACACGTGATTCTTATCTTGTATCACTGTGTTTAGCATTAAGTCTTTTAGGTAGACGTGTACTTGGAGCAGCTTCTCACAATACTGTATCAagtgttgaattttttctttacgGTCTTCATGCACTTTTTAAAGGTGATTTTAGGATAACGTCAGTACGTGATGAATGGGTACTTCATGACGTAGATTTACTTAAAAGTGTCGTAGCCAAAGGTGTAAGGATGGCACTAAAATTACATCAAGATCACTTCATGAGCCCCGAACAGTACGATGATCCTGCAGCGTTGTATGAGGCAATTGATAATCATGATCGTCATTTAGTTATCAGTCACGAAGCTGATCCTCTTTGGCGTAATGCTGTGTTAAGTGGTGCACCGAGTCTTTTAGCGTTACGACACGTTGTTGATGATGGCATTGATGAGTATAAAGttattatgttaaataaaCGTTTTTTGAGTTTTCGTGTTATTAAAATGAATCGTGAGTGTGTGCGTGGACTATGGGCTGGTCAACAGCAAGAATTAGTTTACTTAAGAAATCGTAATCCAGAAAGAGGATCAATACAAAATGCCAAACAAGCATtgagaaatattattaatagctCCTGTGATCAACCAATTGGATATCCAATTTATGTATCGCCACTTACTACTAGTTATGctgaaacaaataaacaacTTTGTTCTATTGTTGGAGGACCATTTAGTTtaaatactattaaaaataatgtactCAAAATATGGAGAAA AGTCAGAAGAAGATGTGGTGAAGGCTGTTCTTCAGGTGGTACTGGATCTCAAGATGATGGAGGATTTGGTAACGATGGCGTTTATGCAATGACTACTTACAATATTCATTCTg gataCAGTCAATCTGGTCATAACACTTCTGGATCTCAATCGATGGATTCTGGGTGTCAAATAGGAGGATCAACAGGCCGTGGATCACTTGGAAGAGCTAATACTGGTTCACTGGGTGGAAATCGAGGTTCTTTGGCTTCTGTTGGTAAACCAACAAGTTCAACTCTGGCTAGTCTTGCTGGATTATTAAGCAACAACGATATTAAAACAGAATCTAAATGTGAAACGAGCTTTTCCAATAAAGACAAGGAAGAAATATCACAACGAGTGAGAATAATGGATCCAAATCAAGTTTACGATGCTATTAATCTTGGTAGACGTATTGACGTTATTTGGCCAGATGAAAAAATGCGACAGCAAGGTGGCAGATCAGGCTGGCAGCATTGGGTACCTGAAAGAGGTATGGAAGGCTGTGTTGTTCATCGATGGTTACCGAATCATCGTGACCCTAATCGACGTTCACATGTCgataaagttattttattggtAAAAATAGAAGACAAATTTGTGCCGATTGCTGAACAAGGTGTAAGAGATTTAGGTGCTGAGGTGTGA